The Hornefia porci genome contains the following window.
CTGCGGAAGGTATTCTAAAACGGACGTTTCTGTTTTTGGCATGGGGATTGCTTTGTACATGTAATAAGAAAACGCTGTCCTCGTTGAAGAAAGGAATACCATGGATAATAATAAAGTATTAGATGAATTCGTAAGAAATTATTACGCACAGATGGCTGAGGGAGTGTACGGAACACCGATTTCTCTTGATCCGGAGGATACGGCTCTGATCCTGATCGATGTTCAGACCTGCGTTACGGAAGAATATTTTGTTGAGGGCTTCAAAGCGATGGGAATGGATGTGGAGCCTCTTATGCCGGCGCTGGATCAGTTAGGTGAGAATATCGGAGAGACGCTTGCAAACATTGAAAGAGTGCTGAACAAATGCAGAGAAAAGGGGATTCGGCCGATTCATATTAAAATAGAATCACTTCTTCCGGATGCAGCGGATACAGGAAGACTGCACAAAGATGCGGGCATGCTCTATCCGCCGGGAACACCCGGTACGGATTTCTGTAAAGAAGCAATGCCGCTGGAAGGAGAACTTGTCTTGAAGAAGACATGTTCCGGATCTGTTGTTGGAACGCCGATCGATCGCATTCTTCGTAATCTGCATATTGACAAGCTGATTGTTGTAGGCTTCTATACAGATCAGTGTGTAAGCACGGCAATCCGGGACTTCAGGGATCTTGGATATCAGGTGGATATGATCGAAGATGCGATGAATGCAATGAGTAAAGAAAGGCACGATAAGGCACTTCAGGCCATTCAGAACATTTATGCAGGCTCGGAAACAACGGAGGAACTGCTGACGCGACTGGAAGAACTGAAATAAGGAATGTTTGCTATGACAAAGGATATCATACGAAAATTCATGCCGAAGGTGATCGAATACAGACGACACTTTCATCAATTTCCCGAACTGAGTTTTGAGGAATTTGAAACGTCGGATTTTATAGCCGAGCAGCTGAAAAAATTGGGTTACAGCGTGCGGACAAATATTGGCGGAACCGGAGTGCTGGCGGTATTGGAGACGGGCGTACCGGGGCCTGTAATCGCATTTCGGGCCGATATGGATGCGCTTCCGGTTTTGGAGGAGAGCGGACTCGATTTTGATTCAAAAAGAGTCGGCGTAATGCATGCATGCGGACATGACGGGCATATGGCAGTGCTTCTGGGAACTGCAATGGTTCTGATGGAACTCCGAGAGCATCTGACGGGCACAATAAAACTGATCTTTCAGCCGGGCGAGGAGGCGAATGGAGGCGCAAAATGTATTATAAACGACGGTGCGTTGAAAAACCCTGACGTTCAGGAAATATATGCGCTTCATATGATGCCGGATGTTCCGACCGGAAGTATTGCGGTCAAGTCGGGATACATGTCGGCAACAGATGATGAGTTTTATATTAAAGTGAAAGGAATGGGAGCGCATTCATCAGAGCCGCAAGAAGGAATTAATGCGATTACTATTGCGTCACAGATTGTCATGAGCCTGAACAGTATTCAGGGAAGCAGTATGAGTCCGTTCGAGGTTGGAACGTTTTCAATATGTAAGATAAATGGCGGAGACGCGATCAACGTGATTCCTGAATATGTTGAAATGAGTGGAATGATCCGCTGTATTGAAAAAAGCAGTAAAATGATGCTCCGTGAAAGAATGGCTGCGATTGTGGAAAATACGGCAAAAGGATTCGGAGGTTCAGCGGAGGTGGATTTTATCCAGGGATTTCCGGCAGTAAATAACGATCCGATGCTGACGGTGAATATTATCAATGCAGCAGAGCGTGTATTGAAAAGCCGGGATGATATAATTATGATTGAGCGTCCTCATATGGGGTCAGAGGATTTCGCTTATTATCAGGAGGAAATCCCCGGTGCGATTTTTATGCTGGGATGCAGACAGGAGAACGCGGAAACAGGAGCCTTGCACAGTGCAGGATTGAATATCAATGAGGATTCACTGCAATATGGGATCGGCATATTCAGCGAGATTGCATTGGAGGTTTGCGGTGTGGTAAGATAGGGAATATGAGGTGACAAATCATGATTGAAATCAGACTTGAAGAATACCGCAGGCGCGCTGCCGCCTACGACGGAGAAAAACTGACGGGGGTGTGCGAATACCAAAGGCATTTTGGCGACTGGATTATTACACACACGGAAACCGACCCCGCTTATGGTGGACAGGGGATTGCAAGACGCCTTGTAGAGTGCGTTCTGAACAAAGCAGAATCGGAGGGCGGTTCCGTGACGACCACCTGCGGCTACGCCAGAAAAGTCATGGCGGAAAGAACAAAATAAGCCATAGCTATGGAGCGCGGAGTATTCTTTTGTTGTGTTCTGAAATGACAAAACCATAA
Protein-coding sequences here:
- a CDS encoding isochorismatase family cysteine hydrolase, with amino-acid sequence MDNNKVLDEFVRNYYAQMAEGVYGTPISLDPEDTALILIDVQTCVTEEYFVEGFKAMGMDVEPLMPALDQLGENIGETLANIERVLNKCREKGIRPIHIKIESLLPDAADTGRLHKDAGMLYPPGTPGTDFCKEAMPLEGELVLKKTCSGSVVGTPIDRILRNLHIDKLIVVGFYTDQCVSTAIRDFRDLGYQVDMIEDAMNAMSKERHDKALQAIQNIYAGSETTEELLTRLEELK
- a CDS encoding M20 metallopeptidase family protein, which gives rise to MTKDIIRKFMPKVIEYRRHFHQFPELSFEEFETSDFIAEQLKKLGYSVRTNIGGTGVLAVLETGVPGPVIAFRADMDALPVLEESGLDFDSKRVGVMHACGHDGHMAVLLGTAMVLMELREHLTGTIKLIFQPGEEANGGAKCIINDGALKNPDVQEIYALHMMPDVPTGSIAVKSGYMSATDDEFYIKVKGMGAHSSEPQEGINAITIASQIVMSLNSIQGSSMSPFEVGTFSICKINGGDAINVIPEYVEMSGMIRCIEKSSKMMLRERMAAIVENTAKGFGGSAEVDFIQGFPAVNNDPMLTVNIINAAERVLKSRDDIIMIERPHMGSEDFAYYQEEIPGAIFMLGCRQENAETGALHSAGLNINEDSLQYGIGIFSEIALEVCGVVR
- a CDS encoding GNAT family N-acetyltransferase, encoding MIEIRLEEYRRRAAAYDGEKLTGVCEYQRHFGDWIITHTETDPAYGGQGIARRLVECVLNKAESEGGSVTTTCGYARKVMAERTK